In one Choloepus didactylus isolate mChoDid1 chromosome 1, mChoDid1.pri, whole genome shotgun sequence genomic region, the following are encoded:
- the LOC119513573 gene encoding olfactory receptor 5K3-like, translating to MEMTEHNHSMSTEFTLTGFTDEPEIKPLLFVVFFALYLIIMVGNLGLVALIYMEQHLHTPMYIFLGNLALMDSCCSSAVTPKMLENFFSEDRMISLYECMAQFYFFCFAETVDSFLLAAMAYDRYVAICSPLQYHTRMSMKLCIKMTAWAYIAGNVHSMIHVGLLLRLTFCSSHEVNHFFCDVFPLYRLSCADPYINELIIHIFTGLILIFTITIVLISYFYILFTIFKMKSKEGRGKALSTYASHFLSVSIFYGSLLFVYTQPSSVKEEYKDIPVAVFYTQVIPLLNPFIYSLRNKEVVNAVKRIMKNKTQNILKQISAPATN from the coding sequence ATGGAGATGACAGAACATAACCACTCAATGTCAACTGAATTTACCCTCACAGGATTTACTGATGAACCAGAAATAAAGCCCCTTCTATTTGTGGTGTTCTTTGCCCTCTACCTGATCATCATGGTTGGGAATCTTGGTTTGGTAGCACTGATCTATATGGAGCAACATCTTCACACACCAATGTATATCTTTTTGGGCAACCTGGCTCTGATGGATTCGTGCTGTTCCTCTGCTGTTACTCCCAAGATGTTAGAGAACTTCTTTTCAGAAGATAGAATGATATCCCTCTATGAATGCATggcacaattttattttttctgctttgcTGAAACCGTTGACTCCTTTCTTCTGGCAGCAATGGCTTATGACAGGTATGTGGCAATATGCAGCCCACTGCAGTACCACACCAGGATGTCAATGAAACTCTGCATTAAGATGACTGCATGGGCCTACATAGCTGGAAATGTGCATTCCATGATTCATGTAGGCTTACTGCTTAGGCTAACTTTCTGTAGCTCTCATGAAGTCAATCACTTTTTTTGTGATGTCTTTCCATTGTATAGGCTTTCTTGTGCTGACCCGTATATCAATGAACTGATAatacacatctttacagggttAATTCTTATATTCACTATTACTATAGTTCTAATCTCTTATTTTTACATCCTCTTCACTATTTTCAAGATGAAATCCAAAGAGGGAAGAGGTAAAGCCTTATCGACTTATGCATcccactttctctctgtctcaataTTCTATGGCTCTCTACTTTTTGTATATACTCAACCAAGTTCAGTCAAAGAAGAATATAAAGATATACCTGTTGCTGTGTTTTACACTCAAGTAATTCCTTTATTAAACCCTTTTATTTATAGTCTTAGAAATAAGGAAGTAGTAAATGCTGTAAAAAGAATTATGAAGAATAAAACTCAGAACATTCTGAAACAAATATCAGCCCCTGCAACAAACTGA